The DNA segment ATACAAGTTAAATCAAAAATAATGTGCATATACAGAGACACCCAGCCAGTCCGAagtaaaaaagagtaaaagaacTTGCTGCATTTCAAGTCCATTCTCAGATGAACACTCTATGTTGCAGGTATTTCCTCCCTGGACAGCAAAGCCTCTGGTAAGATGGGGGTCCGTGCGGTGGTCTACTACATGGTGACCACCCTGATAGCTGTGTTCATTGGCATTGTCATCGTGATGATCATCCGGCCAGGTAAAGGCAGCAGAGACAGTCCTGTGGCTAACAGTGGGAACATCGAGCCAGTTCAGGCCGCTGATGCTTTTCTAGATCTCATCAGGTAAATCTAACCTGAACTGAATGATTCATCAAATTAAAGGCAGGTGTTTTTGTCTACTTCCAGTTGTAACTTTTCATTAAAATTGGTCTGATTTAACATATTAGTTTGATATCAATGGAAACATTTACACAGCAAGAAAAAGAATTTGTGTTAATGAAAGAAATTACTCATTGTATTTGATTTTATTAATTACCAGCATGTGTTATTATGACATTTGCAGTGTGCTTTTTATTCATTTGGCTTTGTGAGTGAGTGCAGGCTAATATTTCTCATCTTCATATTAGGAACATGTTTCCTCCCAACCTGGTAGAAGCTTGTTTTAAACAGGTGAGGTTTTCTCTTCCTCAGTTATATAATAAATGTTCTAATTGTATACTTTAATGtgtaataaaaacagaaaaattccaAATACACTTACCATTCTCTGTTTCCAAAACTTCACTCAAATATCAATGTGACTACTGTAAAATATTTGGCTTCAAATTTCACTTCAACataatttatgtgtattttttggtTTCATTTTTATGCTTTCCCTTTCCTCTTCCAGTATAAAACTGTGTACAAGAAGATTGTACACACACGAAATGTGACAGTGACACTGAACCTCACAGAGTCTGTGAACATGACGGATTCCAACCTGAACCTTAGCAGAGTCCTGCACACCATCCAGGTGGGCGACCTCTACCCTGAATGTGAACATTATGCTGTTCACACTTAGTTCAAATCAAGTCATACACACTTAAACTTGACATCTGTGCATGTCATTGTTAAAGTAAATATTTTGAAACATTTGTTCTTTAATATAAGTTCACTACAACCCAATACATCTTCCTCATACATGTTCGATTTAACTTGTCAGTGGGGATTTGGATGTTCATGTGATACTTTGTTGAACAGGAGACAGTGGAGGAGACTGTTCCAATGTCTGGCTCCTCCGGTGGAGTCAATGCTCTGGGACTGGTGGTTTTCTCCATGTGCTTTGGTCTGGTCATTGGGAACATGAAGCAGCAGGGTCAGGCTCTGAGAGACTTCTTTGACTGCCTGAATGAAGCAATCATGAGGCTGGTGGCAATCATCATCTGGTCAGTAAAGACACACCTTCTTCACTCAGCAAGCACAGCCCTTCTCTCTGCAGgtcattgttgttatttttcaatAAATAAGTTTAGGTTGCTTGTATAATATACTGTAAATGTTTTGCTGATacatattgtatttattgtaatgGTTTTCTTGGCATTGCCTAGATGATTTTACTACTGAGAGCAAGCTAAagtcaaaagacaaaaaaaaaggaaggttTAAGCTGGTTACCAATTTGTTGTCTCTTTGTCCTTACATTCCCATTCATCTGTCGGATACATGTCACCTCCCAGGTACGCTCCGGTGGGTATCCTGTTCCTGATTGCAGGGAAGATTGTTGAAATGAAGGATCTGGCAGAGGTTGGCGGTCAGCTGGGGATGTACACCATGTCGGTTATTGTTGGTCTTCTCATCCATGGTCTGTTTGTGCTGCCGCTGCTCTACTTCCTGGTTACCAGGAGGAATCCCTATAGCTTCATTGGTGGTCTGCTCCAGGCGCTCATCACCGCCTTGGGAACTTCCTCCAGGTGAGTGACTGGTGGTGGAAATaatgttcttttttctgtttaaCAGGATATCAATCAATCAGTATCAATAAGGGAATGCATCATGGTGTGTTATATGTTCTGGTGCCAAATGTTGTCCTTTTTTATCAAAACACTCAGTACTCTGAAGAGTTTCCACTGCCAGTTTGACTCACTACTTCTTGGAATGATAATATGGAAGTTGGAGCCAGTTTGTGCGTTACAAACTAAGGCTCTAAAGACTTTGTGTACATTATTTAATTTCAGCTGCCAAAGAGTTTGAAGCTCACACCATATTGCAGtgaataaaaatataacattttttctgcttttttttttacttttatgagTATTTCTTTTATGAGTATTTATTTATGAGTATTTATTTCTAAGTTGTTTTGATGTATCAGAGATAATTTTCTTACTAAGTATAAATTACTGCACGATTGCTGTATCTTGATACCATTGTTATTCTGACATGATATATAGAACCATGCAAGTAAAGTGAGAGCCTTGTTTTCTTCTAGAAAACATTCATTCAGCCCAGAGTGGCTGGGCGCATCCTTacggatagggtgaggagctcagtcaccagggaggagctcggagtagagccgctgctccgcCACGTCGAgtggggccagctgaggtggctctggcatctgtttcggatgcctcctgaacgcctccctggggaggtgttccaggcatgtcccaccgggaggaggcctcggggaagacgtgggacatgttggagagactatgtctctcggctgacctgggaacgcctcggggtccccccggaagagctggaggatgtgtctggggagagggaagtctaggcatccctgcttagactgttgcccctgtgacccggccccggataagcggatgaatgttcattcattcattcattttccaaaccacctAATCCTCAAGAGGGTCTCAGGGgggctggagtctatcccagctatcAATAGGCAAAGGTGGagttcaccctggacgtgtcaccagttcatcacacatacatttacatttctAAACCAATTTCAGTCAGTTGTTTTTAGATGTCtcagaaacatgtgtttacaggCCAGTCTTGACCCATCTAATACAACTTCTCAATTAATCACAGCAGTGGGCTGAAGTGACCAAAGGGACATCTCTGTGTTGCTCTGTTGTACTgatttttccatcttttcattCAATCATCTAATGGCATAATTTTGCATAACTGAACAGTAGTCGTTCATCTCTCTTTGCATGATACAGTTCTGCAACTTTGCCCATCACATTCCGCTGTCTGGAAGAAAACAACAGGGTGGATAAACGGGTGACACGTTTCGTCCTACCTGTGGGTGCCACTATCAACATGGATGGTACCGCCCTCTACGAAGCTGTGGCAGCTATTTTTATCGCTCAAGTCAATGACATGGATCTAAACTTTGGACAGATACTCACTATCAGGTAAGTTGAGTATGTACCATACAGTGTAAGtcagggtgtccaatcctggtccttgagagctactatcctgtatgttttagatgtgtccctctttcaacacacttgattcaaatgataagcctatcatcaagctctgcagaagtctgataacaaccatcaggtgtgctggaagaggaaaacatctaaatcatgcaggatagtagctctcaagtaccagggttggacacccctggtgtaagtAGTTACTGGATAGACTGAAGGAAAGGAAGGAACTTAATATAAGATCTTAACCTTACTCTTACTTTTTTACTCAGTGAAGTAAAAAACTGATTGTGATTTAGTCAAAACTGATATGTGTGCAATCAATAGAAGTAGTAAGTTTCCTTATCCTTGGCCCATGCTGAAGCTTTCCACCAAGTGTCATGAAAATCAGcctgttaatactgttaacaagAAGAGAGTCAGATAAACAAATGGGAACAAAACATAATGTTCTTCTAATTATGAAAGTGTGAAAATGGTATACTCCTCTTGGATAATTTAAGATATAGTTGGCTGTAATGTGGCTGCCGTTGTAGAAAATATGTTCCTAATTTTCCATTTCATCATGTGCCTTTACCACTCTGTTAATCCCAGAAGAACTGTGCATGTGCAATTTGCCTGGTTGCCTTTATTAAATGTCTTCACTCTTCTCTCCATCTCTCTGCCTCCGCCCACTCAGTATCACAGCAACTGCTGCCAGCATCGGAGCAGCAGGCATCCCTCAGGCTGGCCTGGTTACTATGGTGATTGTATTGACATCGGTGGGACTGCCCACAGAGGACATAACACTGATCATCGCAGTAGATTGGTTCTTGTGAGTTATCACTAAATGCCAGCTTGAAGGGGATTGGTCTGCTGTTCTGTGGGTCTGCCAGCCTAAATGTCATTGTAAAGCTTCAGAGAACCCAGAAGTCCCACCACTACAAAGGTTACTGATGCATTATGCAGAGTGACAGATTATTAGAAATCCTGTTTTAAGTCTCACATTTCAGACATGGTGGTGGAAGTGGTGACTTTTAAAGTAGATGagatttatattaaaaactactgGATTGCAAATGGTCTAGTTTGGGTGATTTCAGTAGACCAGCATGTTAGGGTGTGTTTTCTACACAAAAAATAGCTTAGATAAAATACATGTACAAATACTCCAAGGCTTACTGACTTTGTTCATCATATTTGTACTGACTGACATGTAACACATATGTATGGAATAACTAGCTGGCTTGTGACCACTCAGGAAATTGGCAAACAAGGTAGCTGATTTTCTATTCATTTCAGAATGAACAGAATGATTTTGTCACTGTATAATTTATAATGTATGCCACAGTTGTACCACATACATTTTGCACATTACTGTTTACTAGTTAGTTGATGCTAACAGTTAACAGGCTAATGTTACCTAAGGTGAGATTGCTTGATGTGTAATCTGAACTatttaaaaattacatttctATATTTGTACAATTTTACTGTCTAACCATTTTGTGGTAGATTCTGGAGCAAAGGAGTTTGAAGTTTTGTTCTGGTTAAAGCTGAAATACTTTatagttgttgggttttttttttagcatcactatcaatcactgatcagattctgtcagcaATGACCTGAATGTGACTATACTGCCTTAATAGGAGGCTGTACTTTTCCATAAACAGCATGAATCTGTATTAGGCCATTtttgcagaaggaaggtgtgtaaATTTTGGCATATTTTTTCCCCCATGTATTCAACTCTTGCAGCTTCAAGTCAAAGTCTCTAATGTCAAGTCTTGACTTCAGGCCACATCTACAACCAACTGACCAACCCAAACTGACCAAAAAGCTTTAAATGTAGTATTTCAGTTATTGAAaccactgctgtttttttttagaatgtgTATCTCTACTGTGAGCTGGTTTTACATTGTACTTCCTTTGTCTGATTGTGTTTCTCTTTTGTCCCCCTCAGGGACCGCTTGCGTACCACCACTAATGTGCTTGGTGACTCCCTTGGAGCTGGTATTGTGGAACACCTTTCCCGTGGAGAGTTGCAAAATCAGGATGCTGAGGTGCGCAACTCTGTAATTGAGGAGAATGAGAAGCCCTACCAGCTTATCTGCCAGGAAAATGACTCTATGAACCACCACAACAGTGAGACAACAATGTGAAGACCAGACCCATACAAGGACGTCTTGTACcaagtagaacagaacagagtagagcaGAGTAGAAGAGATTATAGCTCTATTGTCCTGAGGGTTGAAAATTGTCTTTGGTTTACTAAAACATAAACACCTGATACAAGACCTGTTCCATAAATTTAAAtgagttaagtttttttttgttagtcTGACAGTAGATTAAAATTCCAAAATTCAAAGTCAACATATTTCATTCTTACTTTGGTGAAAATTCATTCTAGGagttcacacactgaaccttggaacatataaacatataaaaccaTTGTACTGATTGTACCTAAATTAAAAATCACTTCAGCAGGACATTTTCTTTTGctcaccatcaaaaacaatgagcaccccccccccaaaaaaaaacaaaaaaaaaacaatcactgaaCCAATAGAAACactaaacacaaaaaataaatgtcaGCAATCCAATGTGAAAATATTTTACTGCTTCTTGTTGATTACGATTTACAAACCAGAGCGCTTTAAACCTTTGTCCTGAAGATATTTACTTAAATTCTGGATGAAGACAGTGTTCAGTGTCATCACTGATGGACTAACATTCCAGCAGTATTACACATGTGATGGTGTTGATTGTCAAACTTATGGTCTTTCCAGCAGATTAGCTCTCTGACCCAGAGATGGTAAACACCTGCTTGCTCTCAGTCCGGCTAAAAATCACTCATTCcaaaacattttaacttttttactgATAAAATCACTTTAGTTTGTTGTCATTGCATAGTCCTAGATACTTGAAAGTAACTACTAATAACACATTCATTGCTTGGTGCTTTCATGCTCACTCAAAGACACTTAGAAGTTGAAACGATGCAAGACACTAAAAAAAGCCACATCGATCACATGTTAACACACTGACAGATCGATGAACTTCTGGATGTGAAAAAGACTATTATAACCCTGTCATcagcaaatatgaacaatttaATGCAGCAGGAATTATGATTGTAGTAAAACACACCTGCATGTTTATAATCATCTAATTGAACACCACAGATGCCCACTGACCCACTGTGACTGATCAGTGACTCCACATCCAAAGACTCTGACCCAGACTTACCCATATGTTCACTGCCTTTTGGAACAGTTTTCTCTGGAACACTGTGTTGTAGTGGTAATGGGACAGACAAAACACAATAGTTTTGGGTCATCTCAGACAGCAGAGGATTCCAAGAGTGCTATTTTTGCTGTTGCAGACCCAAATACTTCTTTACCTCAAAGTGAAAAACTTCTGTGAAAAAGTTATTTGAGGCATTttggttttcactgtttttttttaatgtcagtccCCATCAGTATAAGAAATTCAGTCaaaggtatttaaaaaaaacaaaaaaaaacaaaacatttttagtaTCACCATGTTTTCAAAGATAAGTTTAATTTATGATCCATACtagtagtgttgtagtcaagaccaccTTAACTGAGGCAAGGTCTAATGAAGACCAGAGATTATTGAGACTCAGATAAGACCAGTACTTCAAGGTGCCGAGATCAAGTTAAGAACTAGATCAGACCTGATACACAGCAATACGGTCTGTCTCATCAATTATCACAAGAAAGTAATGTAACATAGGAACAACTCCATGTAACAGTATGTCCTGTACCCTCGACCTCTGAAACTCTAACAATGCATTGGCTATATCCTTCAATATATGCCAACTCCTAAATCCATTAGCATGCACTAGGTGGCAAATAGTTTGGCAAGCAACTGAAATGTAGCGCCCTGACACATATAGTTTATCCACTAGTGGCTAATgcatactgttaatattcatTAAACTGTTTAAGAGAAAGATGAAGAGATTTCTGAATTATTTTGGTGCAGAGGAGGATTGCTAATATTAGCCTGCTTTGTTAGCCTCACTTAATACTACCTTTATTTCTAATTCCTAAGTGCTAATAAGTTTAGACCAGTCTCAAGTCCTATTTGTCCAAGACAGAGATGAAAAGAGGCCCTTCAAAAAGTGACTTTGAGACCAGTCTCAAGACCAAGTCAAATGatcaagaaaaaaacatccactgcACAGATACTTAGCCAAAATATCCatgcatccattttctgaacctctTATTCCCTGTGAGGGTCGTGGGGGAGtcggagtctatcccagctacctaggGCTGAAGGTGGGGGCTTAGCCACAAATGTAAACCAGctaattttttttagctttgtttACATTAAATCCATTCACGTCAACATTTTTTGGAGGGGAACAAATATCTCAAAATTGTTAATAGATTATCATTTATTCCATTGTTTTGCAAATATTTATTCCACACTTATACCATCACTCTCATTATGACTACCTCTAATAAGAATGTAGATCTTGTAGTGTGttacaaaaaatacacaataggACACATCTGCAGGATGTAAATACATCATATCTCAATGGTTTCGGATCTTGTATTTAAGGCTGAATAATTGTTTTGTTATTGACGTTTGCTTGCAAAATGTATTTGTACAGTTTGACTGTACTTGACTGTTAAATACTGGAGTATGGTGGGAAGGATGTTTGCTActaattatttttgttgttgaaatATTTCAGGTGACTTTGTTTGAGTGTTACGGCTCACTGCTTAATAATGAATATTATGGATATAATGGATAGATTTGTATTTCTTCGTATTTCTTTCTTTGTATGGGAGCAAGACTGATTCTGCACAATATTTATACATGATGGCAGTTATATCTGTTGATTTTTTCCTCTACTTTAAACAATTCCAAAACAACTATTGTTTTTTCTTACAAAAAGAAATTGACCAGGACAGTTATACATTACTGAATcttttctgcatttttatttttattttttttgtgttttacattaTGCAACATTTGATCACTTAATTTGATGATTATTCCACAACAACTCCAAGGAGAGAAGCTCAAAGACCATCAGAGTCCATGTAGTTGTAATCTTACACCTGCCTGTCTAGGTTTTCTGCTATTAAATAAATGTGTCCTTTTTATATATATCTATTTTAACTGGAATAATAAATTGATATAAAGATTAgtcattgatttattttgttgtactgTGGAAAGGTAATGTGAAGGAAGTTTGTAAATGCTTTGAGGAGCTGAATGTATATCTGCTTTATGCTTCTTGGTGTTGACTTTTTAGAGAAAGATTTAGTGAATCATAAGAGAAGTGAAAAGATATTTATCATTTAATTGGAAACTCTTTTGACTTTGTGCCACTTTTACCAGTAAGAGATTTGATAttagtttttattgttgttgttattttagtcGCAAAAATGTTATTTCCCATTAAAGGAGATATTTTGTTGGATGgcttttaaaaatgtgacaaataaaTGGCTCAGGAATCGAACTATGATTCTCATTATTGTGTTTGTGGCTACCCCTGGTGGAGAATATTCTGCTGTCCAGAAGCTAATCCCCTTTAGACACAGAGTTTACAATGAAAACTATATTATcactatatttattattaatatcattattataatttataAGCTCAATTCAAGCCTCTGTTAAAGTCTTCATAATTACCTGAAAATAACCGGTTTACTCTGGACTTACAAAGTTATTGTTACATTTATTCTCCTCTTTACCCTAACTGAAAGTATCATCTCTGACACATGATGGTTGTCAGAAGAAAAGTTTCAGCCTTAAAACAGAAGTGATCTTACAGAGGAATTGTGAAATTAGGTTATTTCTACAACACTATACACTATTCATTACACTATATCACTAATAAGCCACTGCAACACAGAAAATAAGGACAACAGTGACCTGATGCTTGCCAAATAGAGAGCCCATATTACATTTTTTCATTAGTTACTGAGTGTACTTCCATCAGTAGCACTTACACCAGTCAGCTTCATACAGTGTAAGACCAGAtgagtttactgaaaaaaattgaggaaaccggttgccttaaaaaaaaattaagtaatgagtaatgaaaacttgagtgtattaaacttaaatgcttgatttgaatggaattgctattttaagtacaacacactaaataccaagttaatttaacttcaaatttgttgcaatgtcaattgctttgtataatcattagacttaatatcatcagttcattgtactcaattccaagttgatttaaattaaaatattttggaatataaattgttttgtataattattaaacttaatatattgaGTTTATGACATTTAATTCCAAGTTCATTCAATTCAAAATCACAAGCAGTATTAAtttcaataaacaaaaaacaacaaccaaaataatattctttttcttttttcttttgctgcAGAAGTTTTAACttcaaactacaacatgaaactCATGGAACATAATGCCTTGGCTATATAACCAGATGTTTCCAACCTTTCTCTCTATGAGATAGCATTTTTCTGTCTAGTGAATGAATGATCAGCCCTACTCAAAACTCAGGTTGGAAGGTCCTTGCTTTAACAAACAACCTTTAATCACCAGCTCCTATGAACATATTTCACATAAAACATGAAAAGGTCTTGCACCAACATTTTCTCAGCTCTTTCACAATAGCACTTCTGCTGCTTAAACAACTGAATTACAACAAATTACATCAAAATGTCGACAATATGGATTAACATGCTGGCTATTCCTCTGTGTTAATTAAACTAACCGGGTtgacaaaataacacattttgaACAATGAAATGACAGCAGCTGGATCAACAACCCATGATATCAG comes from the Sphaeramia orbicularis chromosome 4, fSphaOr1.1, whole genome shotgun sequence genome and includes:
- the slc1a6 gene encoding excitatory amino acid transporter 4, producing the protein MNEKPPNSASLFLNEDADKPPRPEKGDLRRRLRRVMERKASSMKERMSSISTDTVKGFLKRNLFVLFTVAAVALGVILGFALRPHNLSLREIKYFAFPGELLMRMLQMLVLPLIISSLVTGISSLDSKASGKMGVRAVVYYMVTTLIAVFIGIVIVMIIRPGKGSRDSPVANSGNIEPVQAADAFLDLIRNMFPPNLVEACFKQYKTVYKKIVHTRNVTVTLNLTESVNMTDSNLNLSRVLHTIQETVEETVPMSGSSGGVNALGLVVFSMCFGLVIGNMKQQGQALRDFFDCLNEAIMRLVAIIIWYAPVGILFLIAGKIVEMKDLAEVGGQLGMYTMSVIVGLLIHGLFVLPLLYFLVTRRNPYSFIGGLLQALITALGTSSSSATLPITFRCLEENNRVDKRVTRFVLPVGATINMDGTALYEAVAAIFIAQVNDMDLNFGQILTISITATAASIGAAGIPQAGLVTMVIVLTSVGLPTEDITLIIAVDWFLDRLRTTTNVLGDSLGAGIVEHLSRGELQNQDAEVRNSVIEENEKPYQLICQENDSMNHHNSETTM